A single Plasmodium malariae genome assembly, chromosome: 6 DNA region contains:
- the PmUG01_06012300 gene encoding ADP-ribosylation factor, putative yields MGLYVSRLFNRLFQKKDVRILMVGLDAAGKTTILYKVKLGEVVTTIPTIGFNVETVEFRNISFTVWDVGGQDKIRPLWRHYYSNTDGLIFVVDSNDRERIDDAREELHRMINEEELKDAIILVFANKQDLPNAMSAAEVTEKLHLNTIRERNWFIQSTCATRGDGLYEGFDWLTTHLNNAK; encoded by the exons ATGGGGTTATATGTAAGCAGATTGTTTAATCGtctatttcaaaaaaaagacgTTCGGATTTTAATGGTAGGATTAGATGCCGCTGGGAAAACAACAATTCTGTACAAAGTCAAGTTAGGGGAAGTTGTCACAACGATTCCAACaatag GTTTCAATGTTGAAACTGTTGAATTTCGTAACATCTCTTTCACTGTGTGGGATGTTGGAGGACAAgataag ATAAGACCCTTATGGAGGCATTACTACTCTAATACCGATGGCttaatttttgttgttgATAGTAACGACAGAGAAAGGATTGATGACG CGCGTGAAGAGTTGCATAGGATGATAAATGAAGAAGAGTTAAAGGACGCAATAATTTTAGTATTTGCAAATAAACAAGATTTACCAAATGCTATGTCAGCAGCCGAAGTTACAGAGAAACTGCACCTCAACACGATTAGAGAAAGGAACTG GTTTATTCAGTCAACCTGTGCTACGAGGGGTGACGGACTGTACGAGGGTTTTGATTGGCTCACTACACACTTAAACAATGCCAAGTGA
- the PmUG01_06012200 gene encoding dihydrolipoamide acyltransferase component E2, putative, whose translation MLCNIILLIFYLRFFKCISKNNKNEYLYLNGFSSITNNYNHLRSKKYMLYSTIEIKMPALSSTMTTGKIVKWNKNIGDYVNLGDIIMTVESDKADMDVEAFDEANVGDTLGVLTTEENEQLDEKESNQNDSNIVEGKVEEGGDEDKQAESNIYKKKSHVNARSEHVNEEKIFIPFIRSKKNMIRINKWMVKENEFINKDEVLMHVEDDKSTIEVKSPYSGVIKNIIVKEGEFAPINEEVAIISVNKEADKSNSTQNAHNNYVKKNIGVNENDILTYYKNKINGTIEGAHFLKNLTPDNEKILEERLKLNYDKYNHTLSDFFRSTESASTCSTVAEEEISKQHDVKIVLPSAAELMSQHKIKPSDITNTKVFNRITYEDVDAFLKNKKSTIVKDISTPQKEKLVELTTIQKSIKNNMMQTLSVPVFRVTHLIKTNELLKLYEQVKNKISMSVILNKCISTVLVKHPLIYSTYIDKDQGKILYNDDVNIGNALGLEDSLLTPVLKQVDKKDIYTLSVEWKKLVEKGKNGLLTSNDMSGSNFYISNLGMFNTYQFDAILPKNASCILSVGTNITSFENLEYLKIQKGMLMTLTCDHRHIYGSHAATFMKDLSIFIEKDIMQIFL comes from the exons TATTACGAATAACTATAACCATTTaagaagcaaaaaatatatgttgtaTTCAACAATTGAAATAAAGATGCCTGCACTCTCTAGTACTATGACAACAGGGAAAATTGTTAAGTGGAATAAAAACATAGGAGACTATGTTAAT CTAGGTGATATCATCATGACTGTCGAAAGTGACAAAGCGGACATGGACGTTGAAGCGTTTGATGAAG CGAATGTTGGTGATACCCTGGGAGTTCTAACTACGGAAGAGAATGAACAACTTGATGAAAAGGAGTCTAACCAAAACGACAGCAATATTGTAGAGGGTAAGGTAGAAGAAGGGGGGGATGAGGACAAACAAGCAGAATCAAACATATACAAGAAAAAATCGCACGTTAATGCGCGCAGCGAACATGTaaatgaggaaaaaatatttattccttttataaGAAGCAAAAAGAATATGATAAGAATAAACAAGTGGATGGTCaaagaaaatgaatttataaataaagacGAGGTCCTCATGCACGTCGAGGATGATAAAAGCACAATAGAGGTGAAGAGCCCTTACTCAG GTgttatcaaaaatataatagtgAAAGAGGGAGAGTTCGCACCCATAAACGAGGAAGTAGCCATTATTTCTGTTAATAAG GAAGCGGATAAATCGAATAGCACTCAAAATgcacataataattatgtcaA GAAAAATATCGGTGTAAATGAAAATGACATATTAACATACTACAAAAATAAGATTAATGGCACTATTGAAGGAGcacattttttgaaaaatttaac ccCGGACAACGAAAAAATATTGGAAGAAAGGCTCAAACTAAATTATGACAAATATAATCACACGTTGAGCGATTTTTTCAG GTCAACTGAAAGTGCTAGCACATGTAGCACAGTAGCTGAAGAGGAGATAAGT AAACAGCATGATGTAAAAATTGTGCTTCCATCTGCAGCCGAGCTGATGAGtcaacataaaataaaaccaaGTGATATCAC AAACACAAAAGTTTTCAATCGAATAACATACGAAGATGTGGACgcctttttgaaaaataaaaaaagcacTATAGTTAAGGACATATCAACACcacaaaaggaaaaattagtTGAACTAACAACCATTCAGAAgtccataaaaaataatatgatgcAAACGTTAAGTGTTCCTGTTTTCCGTGTTACgcatttaataaaaacaaatgaattgcttaaattatatgaacaagtgaaaaacaaaattagtATGAGTGTTATATTAAACAAATGTATATCAACTGTGTTAGTGAAACACCCCTTAATTTACTCTACTTATATTGACAAGGACCAGGGAAAAATACTGTACAATGACGACGTCAATATAGGAAATGCGCTAGGCTTAGAGGACTCACTTTTAACGCCAGTACTCAAGCAAGTTgataaaaaggatatatatacCCTGTCCGTTGAATGGAAG AAGCTAGTTGAAAAGGGGAAAAACGGCTTGCTCACGTCAAATGACATGTCGGGCAGTAATTTCTACATTTCGAACTTAGGGATGTTTAATACCTATCAATTTGATGCGATATTACCAAAAAATGCATCATGTATATTATCTGTTGGAACAAATATTACAAGCTTTGAAAATTTagaatatttgaaaattcaAAAAGGTATGTTAATGACTTTAACCTGTGACCATAGGCACATTTACGGCTCCCATGCAGCAACTTTTATGAAAGACTTATCAATATTTATTGAGAAGGATATtatgcaaatatttttataa